In Vibrio diazotrophicus, the following proteins share a genomic window:
- the mutH gene encoding DNA mismatch repair endonuclease MutH, whose product MKPEPKSEQELLERAWQIAGMNYQQLADEAKMIVPPDLKKDKGWVGQLLEWHLGASAGSKPQQDFEDLGIELKSIPISYSGKPLETTFVCVAPLTGVHGLTWENSHVRNKLSRVLWIPVEGEREIPLAERRVGSPLIWSPSLEEEAQLKADWEELMEFIVLGNVSQITAKHGEVLQLRPKAANGRVLTEAYGANGKPIRTLPRGFYLRTQFTAKILQNYYA is encoded by the coding sequence ATGAAACCAGAACCGAAAAGCGAACAAGAGCTATTAGAAAGAGCTTGGCAAATAGCTGGAATGAACTATCAACAGTTAGCAGATGAAGCCAAGATGATCGTTCCGCCTGATCTTAAAAAAGACAAAGGCTGGGTTGGTCAGTTGCTGGAGTGGCATCTAGGCGCAAGTGCAGGTAGTAAACCTCAGCAAGACTTTGAAGATCTCGGCATTGAACTGAAAAGTATCCCTATCAGCTACAGTGGCAAACCATTGGAGACAACCTTCGTTTGCGTTGCTCCCTTAACCGGAGTTCACGGACTCACTTGGGAGAATAGCCATGTGAGAAACAAGTTGTCGCGCGTGCTTTGGATTCCTGTCGAAGGAGAGCGCGAAATCCCACTAGCAGAGAGACGAGTAGGTTCTCCGCTGATTTGGAGCCCCTCTTTGGAAGAGGAAGCGCAACTTAAAGCGGACTGGGAAGAGTTAATGGAATTTATTGTGCTGGGCAATGTTTCGCAAATTACCGCTAAGCACGGAGAAGTACTGCAACTTCGCCCAAAGGCAGCCAACGGCAGAGTGCTAACGGAAGCATACGGCGCAAATGGAAAGCCAATTCGCACACTTCCACGCGGCTTCTATCTTCGCACCCAATTCACTGCCAAAATTCTACAAAACTACTACGCGTAA